One segment of Rhodanobacter thiooxydans DNA contains the following:
- a CDS encoding phosphopantetheine-binding protein yields the protein MTATTQQQVFEIIATQAKIDAATIKPESTLKDLGIASLEAIELIFDIEEHFDITFPDQQGANFDSDTAQSLVDAVDKALADKAAAGEGAN from the coding sequence ATGACCGCAACGACCCAGCAGCAAGTCTTCGAGATCATCGCCACGCAGGCCAAGATCGACGCGGCGACGATCAAGCCCGAATCCACCCTGAAGGACCTCGGTATCGCTTCGCTGGAGGCGATCGAGCTGATCTTCGACATCGAAGAGCACTTCGACATCACCTTCCCCGACCAGCAGGGCGCCAACTTCGACAGCGACACCGCGCAGAGCCTGGTCGACGCAGTGGACAAGGCGCTGGCCGACAAGGCTGCCGCCGGCGAGGGAGCGAACTGA
- a CDS encoding beta-ketoacyl-[acyl-carrier-protein] synthase family protein, with protein MQSLPLRRVVITGMGAISPLGVGAAALWQGLCEGRSAIGPLRHPDAERLRVKVAAQVPASFDPAADIDERTLPMLDRTSEFALHAAREAVAQSGVDFANHGLGLRTAVIVGTGVGGETTQDEQSRRLYAENSNRAHPLTIVRLMTNASASQISIAYGLRGPTFAVASACASANHAIIQAAQMIRYGMADAAITGGTEACLTYGALRAWEAMRVLADDTCRPFSANRRGLVLGEGAAIFVLESMEHAQARGATILAELAGCGMTADATDIVMPSAEGSSAAMRQALDDAGLAPQDVDYINAHGTGTQANDATETKAIRLAFGAHADRLAVSSTKSMHGHALGASGALELVAAIGALRDNVVPPTANLDKIDPACDLDYVPNTAREMPVRAVLSNSFAFGGLNAVLALKRAP; from the coding sequence ATGCAGAGCCTGCCGCTGCGCCGCGTGGTGATCACCGGCATGGGCGCAATCAGCCCGCTCGGCGTCGGTGCCGCGGCGCTGTGGCAAGGCCTGTGCGAAGGGCGCAGCGCGATTGGCCCGCTGCGCCACCCCGACGCCGAACGATTGCGCGTAAAGGTCGCCGCGCAGGTGCCGGCCAGCTTCGACCCGGCGGCGGACATCGACGAACGCACCCTGCCGATGCTCGACCGCACCTCGGAATTTGCGCTGCACGCGGCGCGTGAAGCGGTCGCTCAATCCGGGGTGGATTTCGCCAACCACGGACTCGGACTGCGCACCGCGGTGATCGTCGGCACCGGCGTGGGTGGCGAGACCACCCAGGACGAGCAGAGTCGGCGGCTGTACGCGGAGAATTCCAACCGCGCGCATCCGCTCACCATCGTGCGGCTGATGACCAACGCCTCGGCCAGCCAGATCAGCATCGCGTACGGTTTGCGCGGCCCCACCTTCGCGGTCGCCAGCGCCTGCGCCTCGGCCAACCACGCGATCATCCAGGCCGCACAAATGATCCGCTACGGCATGGCTGACGCCGCCATCACCGGCGGCACCGAGGCCTGCCTCACCTACGGCGCGCTGCGTGCGTGGGAAGCGATGCGCGTGCTGGCCGACGACACCTGTCGCCCGTTCAGCGCCAACCGGCGCGGCCTGGTGCTCGGCGAAGGCGCGGCCATCTTCGTGCTGGAATCCATGGAGCATGCGCAGGCGCGCGGCGCCACCATCCTCGCCGAACTGGCCGGCTGCGGCATGACCGCCGACGCCACCGACATCGTGATGCCCAGCGCGGAAGGCTCGTCCGCCGCGATGCGCCAGGCGCTGGACGACGCCGGCCTGGCGCCGCAGGACGTCGACTACATCAACGCCCACGGCACCGGTACCCAGGCCAACGACGCCACCGAGACGAAGGCGATCCGTCTCGCCTTCGGCGCGCACGCCGACCGCCTCGCGGTGTCCTCCACCAAGTCCATGCACGGCCACGCCCTGGGCGCCTCCGGCGCACTGGAACTGGTCGCCGCGATCGGTGCCCTGCGCGACAACGTGGTGCCGCCCACCGCGAACCTCGACAAGATCGACCCCGCCTGCGACCTCGACTACGTGCCGAACACCGCGCGCGAGATGCCGGTGCGGGCGGTGCTCAGCAACTCGTTCGCGTTCGGCGGGTTGAACGCGGTGCTGGCGTTGAAGCGGGCGCCCTGA
- a CDS encoding GNAT family N-acetyltransferase has translation MPFISQLEPDALLAAFMVEPPLGFAVDHSPQGMPAFVAPFDLLTTADDALRRRVAALPLYRHWSRLLRWRTRFAGTTVTEYAPLPPQVAPVALAHGLKTAFGSECRLLIVKDIAQDSPLLDDAANAHARAFAAACEAEGFVLLEGQALAWVPIDFGSDDEYLARLSSGRRKNIRRKLRSRAGLAIETLRTGDACFGDETTLAALYALFDNVYVQSTIHFDRLSPAFFRLLLQDAASGGVVFVYRHEGEMIGWNLCYEHGGKLIDKYIGFAYPAAREHNLYFVSWMHNLGYARERGLSHYVAGWTDPEVKSFLGARMTFTRHAVYARNPLLRALLRRLGSHFESDRHWQTAAEAADE, from the coding sequence ATGCCTTTCATTTCGCAACTGGAGCCGGACGCGCTGCTTGCGGCGTTCATGGTCGAGCCGCCGCTCGGTTTCGCGGTGGACCATTCGCCGCAGGGCATGCCGGCCTTCGTGGCGCCGTTCGACCTGCTGACCACGGCCGACGACGCGCTGCGCCGGCGGGTGGCCGCGCTGCCGCTGTATCGCCACTGGAGCCGGCTGCTGCGCTGGCGCACCCGCTTCGCCGGTACCACCGTGACCGAGTACGCGCCGCTGCCGCCGCAGGTAGCGCCGGTGGCGCTGGCGCATGGGCTGAAAACGGCTTTCGGCAGCGAGTGCCGGTTGCTGATCGTGAAGGACATCGCGCAGGATTCGCCGCTGCTGGACGACGCGGCGAACGCCCACGCGCGCGCCTTCGCCGCAGCCTGCGAAGCCGAGGGTTTCGTGCTGCTGGAAGGCCAGGCACTGGCCTGGGTGCCGATCGACTTCGGCTCGGACGACGAGTACCTGGCCCGGCTGTCGTCCGGCCGGCGCAAGAATATCCGGCGCAAGCTGCGCTCGCGCGCCGGGCTGGCGATCGAGACGCTGCGCACCGGCGACGCCTGCTTCGGCGACGAGACGACGCTGGCGGCGCTCTACGCGCTGTTCGACAACGTGTACGTACAAAGCACGATCCACTTCGACCGCCTGAGTCCGGCCTTCTTCCGCCTGTTGCTGCAGGACGCGGCCAGCGGCGGCGTGGTGTTCGTCTACCGCCACGAAGGGGAGATGATCGGCTGGAACCTCTGCTACGAGCACGGTGGCAAGCTGATCGACAAGTACATCGGCTTCGCCTACCCGGCGGCGCGCGAACACAACCTCTACTTCGTGAGCTGGATGCACAACCTCGGCTACGCGCGCGAGCGTGGCCTGAGCCACTACGTGGCCGGCTGGACCGACCCCGAGGTGAAATCCTTCCTCGGCGCCCGCATGACCTTCACCCGTCATGCGGTGTACGCCCGCAACCCCCTGCTGCGCGCGCTGCTGCGCCGTCTGGGCAGCCATTTCGAGAGCGACCGCCACTGGCAGACGGCCGCGGAAGCCGCCGATGAATGA
- a CDS encoding arginase family protein: MNDLANRPVVLDIDRSVGPLPDRLVLPLEHWQESIRFGCSLATMRRFGTMLDQLLPERHGTVFTGSGDFHHLSWPLIARLRPATPFQVVVLDNHPDNMRFPFGVHCGSWVRKVAMLPQVSQVHVLGITSGDIGGGHAWENYLTPLLRHKLTYWSMGVDTRWARRLGLARAFRGFDSAEAMVDAFIECQRTQTAPSYLSIDKDVFAAEVARTNWDQGRLLLPHALALIDSLRHGLVGSDINGEVSHYRYRSWWKRRLSAMDAQPAIDPAQLAGWQTQQHALNLQLLAAIATRAA, from the coding sequence ATGAATGACCTCGCGAACCGTCCCGTGGTGCTCGACATCGACCGCTCGGTCGGGCCGCTGCCGGACCGCCTGGTGCTGCCGCTGGAGCACTGGCAGGAGTCGATCCGCTTCGGCTGCTCGCTGGCGACGATGCGGCGCTTCGGCACGATGCTGGACCAGCTGCTGCCGGAACGCCATGGCACCGTGTTCACCGGCAGCGGCGACTTCCACCACCTCAGCTGGCCGCTGATCGCGCGCCTGCGACCGGCCACGCCGTTCCAGGTGGTGGTGCTGGACAACCATCCGGACAACATGCGCTTCCCGTTCGGCGTGCATTGCGGCTCGTGGGTACGCAAGGTGGCGATGTTGCCGCAGGTCAGCCAGGTGCATGTGCTCGGCATCACCTCCGGCGACATCGGTGGTGGCCATGCGTGGGAGAACTACCTCACGCCGCTGCTCAGGCACAAGCTGACCTACTGGAGCATGGGCGTCGACACGCGCTGGGCGCGCCGGCTTGGCCTGGCGCGGGCGTTCCGTGGTTTCGACTCGGCCGAGGCGATGGTCGATGCGTTCATCGAATGCCAGCGCACGCAGACGGCGCCGAGCTACCTGTCGATCGACAAGGATGTGTTTGCCGCCGAAGTGGCACGGACGAACTGGGACCAGGGCCGCCTGCTGCTGCCGCACGCGCTGGCGCTGATCGACAGCCTGCGCCATGGCCTGGTCGGCAGCGACATCAACGGCGAGGTCTCGCACTACCGCTACCGCAGCTGGTGGAAACGGCGCCTGTCGGCGATGGATGCGCAGCCGGCAATCGATCCCGCGCAGCTCGCCGGCTGGCAGACGCAGCAGCACGCACTGAACCTGCAGCTGCTGGCGGCGATCGCAACGCGCGCGGCGTAG